The Staphylococcus simiae genome includes the window CAATATATTTTTCAAGCTGTTTTACATGGTCACCATTAAAAATATCACTTGGTACAATTAAAAAGGCATAACCTTTTTCTGTTAAAACATTTACTGCTTGTTCCAGTAATAAATAATGGGAATAACTATGACCTTCTGAAAAACCTAAATGAAAGTCATTACTACGTTCATCAACTGGATAATAGCCAACTGGAAAATCTCCTACTACAATATCTGCCCCTTCAATAGGTAAAGGCATAATAGCATCTTGAGGATACACATCAAATGGTATTTCTAAAAAGTTAGCTAAATGTACACTAACTCTTGATAATACAGGGTCTACTTCAATTAAATGATGCATAATAGCTATTTCAGGTAATACTTCTTTTACGGTTGCACTTAAATGTCCAGCGCCACTAGCTAAATCAACCATATGTAATTCTTGTTGATCTTGCATAAAACGCTCTACTAAAAATCCCAATATTAAACCGATAGAATCAGGCGTAATTTGATGATTCGCTTGTATTTTTTCTTCTTGCATTAAACTTAAATATGCAAATTGAAACGCTTTTCTACGATCTTGTAATGTTGCTTGCTCTAATAATTGTCTATCGTTAGTGTAAATGTACTCCATTGCTAACCCAAGATTTTCGATAAAGCTTTGTCCATTCTCATTGTTTAATGCTTTAGCCTTTTCATCTAAAGTATGAAATAAGCGTTCCATAATCGTTTGTTCTTCAGCCATTATTTAATTCCTTTCTAATAAAAAATGTCCATAAGTTTCTAGCAATCATAGATAAATATAATCTATTACAATGCTGTAAACAACTATGGACACTTATTGTATAAATAAATTTAAAAATTAAATGTT containing:
- a CDS encoding class I SAM-dependent methyltransferase — its product is MAEEQTIMERLFHTLDEKAKALNNENGQSFIENLGLAMEYIYTNDRQLLEQATLQDRRKAFQFAYLSLMQEEKIQANHQITPDSIGLILGFLVERFMQDQQELHMVDLASGAGHLSATVKEVLPEIAIMHHLIEVDPVLSRVSVHLANFLEIPFDVYPQDAIMPLPIEGADIVVGDFPVGYYPVDERSNDFHLGFSEGHSYSHYLLLEQAVNVLTEKGYAFLIVPSDIFNGDHVKQLEKYIATETEMQAFLNLPPTLFKSEKARKSILILQKKKSGETKPVEVLLANIPDFKNPTQFQGFITELNHWMDTNHPKK